CAACCACAAGTTCTATCTAAATTcaatcaatatataaatatataaaagagaGTTTTAGGGAGTTGTTTTTTTTAGTGTAGCGTAATGGTATTTTATAATCATATATTAGCTTAATAGTTTAAAGGTCTTGGGTTCGAACCCATGATCTCTCCCTTTTTCTCATCCCTCCCTCACCACTAAGCTAGCCTTAGTGGCTTGAGTTTTAGGGAGTTGATGTGGCCAGTGACGGATATAGAATTTTTACTTTGTGGGGGTTTATTTATcattcaaaaatatttatacctatattataatcatttttactatatttatttaattttatggggGCTTTTTCTACGATTTTGatctataattattaaatttaaaaaattatatttaattttttttaaagataatatttttattagtggGGGCTATAGCTCCCACATTAATACACTTGTGTGCCTCCCTAGATGTGGCAACttatatgtcattttttttcaatctctcttctctcaattttctagatttactcatatttttaaagatttaattatatatttagtctaattttttcatttattttataattagtacCATTTAAATCTATGaaatagttttaaaatttattacattaatttataacttttaaagaatacaaatagttttctttgtattattattaaatgaaagaatcaaTATCTATCTATCTTCTatcttctatatatataaaggaaagtacAACATATGTCATGTGGCATTCTCTATGCATTATATTCTATGTTctctattttcttattattttgaatttatttaattttcttatttttttatgttattattaatgaaagataattaattaatgacaaattaatatttaaaatttaatatttgtattaatattttttaattaattatcattcaTTATTAATGGTGgcttttcattttttataactttcactattattattattattattattattattattattattattattattattattattattattattattattataacataTTTACTTAATAACTAATctcatatttattatatatacctCTATATATGCTTCTATAAAATTAGAGAGAttctattgttattattgttatgtaatatttaataatatatttattcatttaccTTTGGGTATAGGAGGTAatcatcatatttttatattatttttcttaaaatttttgttgtaaattatgtTTTTCACTCAATAAAAAATTGTAGATCATATACAATTATATATACTATGAAATatgcacacacacatatatatattagctCGAtacaattataatatatataactctatatatatacctctatatataattataatatatacttcTATAAAATTAGAGagattatgtaatatttaataatatattcatTCATCTAGCTTTGAGTGTGTAGGAGGTAagcatcatatttttatattatttttcttaaaatttttgttataaattatgTTTTTCACTCAATGAAAAATTGTAgatcatatataattatatattctaTGTAATatgcacacacatatatatattagttggatacaattataatatatataactaatctcatacctatatatataaatgtatatttttctATCAAAGATCGAAAAGAGTTTCTACTATTTTGTATCAATTTGATGATATCTATTATCATCTAGATCTGACATTAGAAATAagcatcatattttttttttgttctaatatatataactaattttatacttatatatatgtttctATCAAAAATTGATGAGAGCTTCCACTATTTTGTATCAATTTGATGATATCTATTGTCATCTAGATTGGATATTGGAGGTAAGcatcctatttttttttatatatattttttttaaaaaatattacttattcactaataaaatattgtgtTGAATTACATGATGTAATATATCATTATATACTAATGCTATTCAcaactattttttataataatgcaGATAGaatttaccttttaaaaaaaattataaatacatacttttaaaattttatttttgttatttaacgacacatttgtatttttttttatatttaatatttaactaTATTATTAGTTAATTCTTAAAGGTGGTGATGTActctataatttaaaagataaagttattaCTCAATATTTATCTATTGTGAAATTCATGTATAATATATTAACAGTTTAGAGAATGATTAAGTATTAATGTAATGAAGtaacatattttatattttttgtttttaaatttatttgtttagtgattatattttagtattgttttataaaaaaatcctGAAAAggcttataatttaatttttaacaacatattattataactttataatcaattatatttttacttgtacaatattaattatttaaattttttaattaacatAAATATCGATCTATATTTATCTATtacaaaatcataaaaaaaatgaaaagacagcttacattaatttattattattattattattattattattattattattagtgttgACAGTTATAAAGATATCATTGATccttaataaataatttgataaatatatattttttcattgtatattttttttattaattaataaaaaaataataatataaatattaaattttaagagTTAAATTGTAATTAACTGTCTTTATTTATTATCAATGTTGTCCTTTCATTTTATAACACTCaccattattattaatattattattattattattattattattattattattattattcataattattattatagattttttttcctaaaaaatCAATAGActattttagaataaaaaaacacattaattttttaatagtaaaaaaaaaacataaagaaaatatttgaatagtttacattaattttgtaacattcTAAACTtggcataataataataataataataataataataataataataataataataataataataatagtaagatatgTTTATtcgctaattttttttattaaattttgtgttttttgttttttaatgctCCTTATTAGTGCAAGTTATAAAGATAATGAACTGATTCTctaaatttgttttattttagattatttattttgtggttGATTTAGTTTGaagtaatttattttaaaaaatattaatctttcacatattttaacaaataattatatatacgtgaaatttatataacaaacttacgataataataataataattcaattaaataatgtgacttaatattttaacaaattaagattataatttttaatattttttatagtacattaacatattaattaactaatattttttttttaatatattaaatataaattttatttttacaacataaataaaaagtttTTAAACAACCGCGCCTTGCGCGGTACCGTTACctagtttattaattaaaacaaaagtTGCTATATGACTCAACAAAACTACATTATAAAGAGATATACACACCAAAATTTGTAGTATAAATTAcaacattaataataaaataaagttgttaaaattactatttataattactatatattatatgtttatatacaaGTATATCATAAAATaagttatcaaaaaaaaaaaaaactatatcataaaatattgggccaagttttttcttttttgattcAAAATGCAACACTTTTGAATATCTATGAGcaacatttaaaatatttatgacATAAATAAACAAAGATATTTGAAAGATTTGTATGTAAGAATAAGATAATGATATGAATAtactttgtttatttatattagtatacatatataattattatggaAATCatgaatataatataattattatagagagggctttacattttttttttttttttgaagaaattacactctatactatttttatattgtcctctttcatttttatcctcttttttaaagtttatcatttttacctcttttttttaaacattgtaccaattttgcccctgtcacttcaagatactctccatgtgactctcttatgtcagggtattttgggtacaatacatataaaaagaggtatgtttcaaataaatataaaattagagacaaatttgattaattgattaataaaaggcATTTTTTAACTtaccccctttttttttttagaaaaaaaaagggCCCATTTgggtattattataattattatggaAAATCatgaatataatatatgtatatttaaataatagtgTAATTACTGACACATTTTTAATTTACACGTAAATTATACACTATGAGCTATAATTATTCTTAACTATATAATTACATAGTTGATAAATATGATATTATTCCATTTAAAAATGTATATAGTTAGactttaatatatatgtatattatagtgtTATCATTACtctaaacaaaaatatatatattattggatTATGTGAactattgttttattattattattattattattaatattattattattattattattattattatgaaaatgAACTCTATATATTGTTTTGAATAATTTCCAATATGATGATGTGATGGGGCAAGCTTGATTTCTTAAAGCTTAGTTAAAGGCAAAGCCCATTTTATATGAAGTAATAACTTTGGGCTTATTTCATTACTCAATTATATATAGGCTAATTTCGAGCAACAAAAAAGTATTTATGGCCTAATTAAGTCCATTATGGGACAAACTTCATGAATTTCAAGAATGATTTTAGGCCCAAagtgttgtgatttttgttttttttttctttttattattattataattattattattttggtattgAAAGTGTCATGAAATTTAAactattttgttacaattttaCAAGATTTTGTTTTTTTGGTAGGTTTTTAACTTGTATTTTCTTGTTCCTAAAAGTAATGTTTTCACGTTGTTTTCATTTAGGAATAGCATGAAAAAAATGTTGTTTTGAAAACAATTGTtcctatttttgtaaaaaaaatcataaaaatattattatttttgaatagctaattaggatttttgttcctcaaactttgacatataaCAAATCACGCCCTCTGAACTCCCTCGtgcgaactattgagattgtgaGATTTAAAAACTTATGTTCAATTTTACTGATAGAAGCCTGACGTAGATGAATAAGTTCAAGAaaaaaaagtgttttttttttttatcaaaagttCATGGGACATAATTTTGTTCATgttaaagttcaggggacatgatttaATAGATATCAAATTTTGGAGGGCACAATTTAGTACATAGACAATTGTCGTACATGCCcgaccctgggcataggcgggctaggtctgttcctagggcccacctagtcCAGGGGCTCAAAAAaattctcttttaaaattatatatttttttacagattttgaaaaataccatatttttttctaaataagggccCGAATATTTTTTTCCTATGACCCATTATATTTTAGGGTCGTCTCTGTCGTCTTGTTAGTAATATTAAATGGAGgttgacaaaagtccttaaatctaacaatctcaaaaaTTTGGGGAGAATTTTTATTGACCTGAAAAGTTTAGAAGGCATAATTTGACACATATCAAAGTTCAAGagacaaaaatcttaattaaccttTTGGATGTTTATGAAAATATCCCTacgttttttcatttttaactaTAAATAGGATAATCTCATTTTCTTAcctatgaaaaataaataaaaaatacaacagTAGTATTtaccaatatatattttttattttatttttttttaaatcgttTGTGTTGTATTATTGATAATGTTGCGTATCATATGTTATGTTtgttattgtatattttgtttatgtttgGGAACTATATGAAGGAACAGAAGAAGAGCTTGGACTTCTTCTGTCTCATTGACAGATCATTCATTTGGTGATGATGTTCTAGCTTACTTTCATAGGACAGAAAAAGAGCTTGAACTTCTTCAATGGTGAGATTATTACTTCTTGAAGTGATCCCAAATACAATTGAATCAAAGTTTGGCCCTAAACCATTTAAAACTTTAAGAACCAGATCTTGATCTTGAACAGGAGAGCCAACCACCGTGAGAGCATCAAATATGGACTGAACTTTTTCAATATATTCAAAGATGGACATGGTACCTTTTTGAAAATGAGAGAATTGTCCTTTGAGTTGGAGCAATCTGACTTTTGTTTGACTGAGTATACTGAGGATTGAGATCGCCATTATGAGGTTTCTTGGTGGAGGATGACCAGTGAAAAGAATTTCATCAAGGTCGTGACTAATCACAGTTGGTGTGACTTGTGATTTTCACGAAAGATAGTTGTTACGATCGAGTTTGACCCTAAGAGTAGAGGTGAGAGAGTGAGAGAATGGGTTCCAAGAAGGAACCACAATTGGATTTGGTTGAGTAGCAATATGAGCATCGGCATTAGCCATCTGAATTCCAGGATCAAAGGTTGAAGATGACATTTAGCAATGTCGATTGGCGATTGATACTATGTAAGGCTGAATGAGCAGTAGTAATAGTGTAGAGCACCAAGAACACAAAacagagagaagaagagaataaTAATGCAGCTTAGTTGCACCCTCTCACAATAGCTAAGGGCCTTTATTTATAGAGATAAAGCGATACAGTTACAAGTTATAGAGAACAACGAAAATAATTAACTTGTAACTAACTCCTAACTAACTATGGTggtgtttggtaacactttttaatcagttttttatttttaaaagtagaaaagtgattttttttttcaaaaacatgttctataaaactgtttttacttttcaattttataattagaaatcaaaattttaaaaacaaaagaaatcactttcaatatttttttaaacagttttttttttcttaatcaatcttttaaattacgaccagacccggacccaaatcccctctcCACGGCCCTGGCGCTGAATTCGGCTTTTGACGTGAACCCAAATCCgaccccgaacctagacccgacttaaataaaatcaaaaaataaaaataaaaataaattttacagaacacacttttgttttctgtttttaaaattgaaaaacaaaagtggttacataacgcatttttatttttcaaaaataaattttttaaaaacaaaaattttactttcattttgtgattaaaaaattaaaaaaacaaaagtgttaccaaacggcacctataTGTTGACACTCTTCACTACATTTTGAGTCATTTATATCATATAAATTTTTCGTTTTAAATTTTAACTAAATACTTTTATGGTCAATATTACTTTTATAAAGactaattatttgtttttttttttttgttaatgtaGAAAGTTTTACACTCATTTGAGTAGAAGCAAAAAATTGATGGAAGCAATATTCCAAGCAAAAGTTTAGCTTTTATGGTTGCACTGGTTTCTTGTACTTGGGCTACCTATTAGTAATTTGACTAAGGTAGTTTAGATTTGATTTATGCACACGTCTTCTCTCCtaagaggtttttttttttttttttttttttttgtgtgtaaatAAATAGGATCTCTATTAGAGTATTTTGCTATTTTGCTGTCTAATTTTCTCAAGGCATATCTGATTCATATTTGTTATTCGACTATTATAGTCGCACATGAATTAGTAGTTCGCACACTTAGGGTAGTTGATGAACTAATTTGAATAGATGTTTATCCATCTTATGTCTATGATGTATATTAActgattatttttaataaatgtcattttaatttttttttttttaaaaaagatcgctagtttgtgaaattaattattcaattttGGAAAATGATTATTTAAACATATAAACATGTTACCAACTttatacaaaattaaataactaaCCACATTAAGAAATTGGTTACAAACTTTTTAGAATTGGTGATTATCCTCAATGTGGGGACTAAATCCATTCCATACCAAAAATCACACTCACATTTCCTTTATTACTTTAGAGTCTCTTATTCTTTTGGGTACATGTTTTACTTATTATTAGCCatactttttaaatatattagaaatatttatggtAGGTACATTTATTTTGTTCTTATAGTACGAATATTTTTCACATCCTTCGTTAATAATCCAAAGTGAGAAAACTTTAGGAATACCATAAAGACAGTGTTGTTGAATACATTGTACAAACATGAGACTTCTGTAAGTTGTTTGACCTGTGGTGATTCAGAGGATTCTTTTGAACATTTGTTTTGTCATTGTCCTCTTGCAAAATTCGTGTGGATTGCTTGTTTAAaccttaaattaaattctaaactCTAAACCTTTAAATATGTAGGAAATGTTTATAGTAGGTACACTTGTTTTGTTCTTATAGTAGGAATATTTTTAAGATCTTTCATTATTAATCTAGAGTGAGAAAACTTTAGGAATACCATAAAGATAGTGTTGTTCAACACATTGTATAAACATGGGACTTTTGTAAGTTCTTTGACCTGTGATAATTTAGAGGATTCTTTTGAACATTTGTTCTGTCATTCTCCTgtgataatgtgataattaaACATTTGTTTTATCGAATCGAGTGAAGGTAGCAAAGGTTTGTGTTCTGTTGCTGTCATTATTGTAACTGATACGGTGGGGGTAGTGGTTGAGGCTTTCTCTGTGTGTCTTGATGTGAATTTTTCTTTGAAAGCAAAGGCCTGGGTGTTGAATCAtgcatttaatttttgaaaatttttaaatagtttaccGTATCATCGAAAATATGTTTAAAGTTTTATGAACATGCGTAGTAAATTAGAATATCAAGAACTCTATTTCGAAATGTAAATTATTtagagttttttaaaaaaataaaaatgatattgtaactataacgaatatcGTTATGATATTTCTGACATGTAATTTTAGGCACAGTAAGAGGTTGTAATTAATATttctcaaaattaatattaataataattaaaattaagaacTATAGAGGTagcatataattaatttaattattatttttgataaatattaatcacaacaaaattaATCAAGATTGATAACAATATTCATTGAATCATAAATCATTGCATCATTGGCAATTTTTTTTAGAGGAATCTATGTTATCAATTTTGAGCAACATAaagtattatgtttttttttttaatattaaaaacaaagaaataataataaaagaagaagaagaggaggaggTGTCAAACACGCGCTAGAGAAAGGAGAGTGAAACAGTGAATGTGAAAAACCTTTTTCTCTCAGTTTCCGCGAAGCTGCACGTGTCAACGCGTCATCATGAGCTGGTTCCTAATGACACGTGTCATCTTCTGACAGGTTGAATCCCAGTCTCCGAAGATCCCATCACAGCCGTCTATTTGATCCTATACAAGCCGACATTACCCTTATTCGGATGtttaagagagagaaagagagaaaagattGAAACTTTAGTcaatagagagagagatagagagaccCAGTTGCTTGCTCCATCCACGGGTATGTATGTATACATGTATCTATagactgtatatatatatatgtattgttggGTTTATTCCTTTTCTGTAAATTTCTTTTCTTGAAGCTTAATTTGTCTGTTTTGATCTCTTAAagtttcttcctttttttttggtttgactTGAATAGAGAGCTACTGTGGTTGAAGTTCTTCTGGGGTTTATACTTTCTCTGATTATGCTTGGTTTGTTGCTCTGGTATGTTAATTgattctcttctcttcttttcttaattTGGTTTAGTCAATTGGGTTGACCTTAATTCTTTCATGTTTACTTTGAAAAATTCTATGTTTTGGGTTTTGGGTTTTGTGGTTTAATCTTCTTGTGTTTCTTAATTTTGCTAAAGTTATAACTTTGAAAAATTCTATGTTTTGGGTTTTGGGTTTTTATCAATTGGGTTTGTGGTTTAACCTTCTTGTGTTTCTTAATTTAGatttctctctctaattttgCTAAAGttataatttagtttatttagtgtcaaaatataaataaatttagatgATGAATAGTGAGTTGACTCATTGAGGATGATGTTGTTATGTTGTGTTGTGTTGACTTGTGTTCTTCATTAATTTTGTattgaagaattgatgggttttGGAGTATAAAGCGATTTTTAGAAGCAAATTATGTAGTAATCATGGTGGTACATACTACATAGCATTAAAATTAGGAAGAAAATCTAAACCCCTTTGTCCTGTATAACTGTATATAGGGAAAATCCAATCATCTCTTTTGTCTTGGCTTGTGTAAAACATAGTTAACATTCATGATTGGTGGCTTGACAAgcatttaatgaaatatactcATTTGTTTTTATCAAATTTGATGATTCTGTTGAACCCTTACTCGAGTTAGTCCTTTAGTTTGAATCTTTAATGTTTTTCCTATTATGTTGTGCTTTTTAAGGTGATAAAATTATCGCC
This region of Cannabis sativa cultivar Pink pepper isolate KNU-18-1 chromosome 7, ASM2916894v1, whole genome shotgun sequence genomic DNA includes:
- the LOC133039801 gene encoding uncharacterized protein LOC133039801, translated to MAISILSILSQTKVRLLQLKGQFSHFQKGTMSIFEYIEKVQSIFDALTVVGSPVQDQDLVLKVLNGLGPNFDSIVFGITSRSNNLTIEEVQALFLSYESKLEHHHQMNDLSMRQKKSKLFFCSFI